In Populus alba chromosome 1, ASM523922v2, whole genome shotgun sequence, a single window of DNA contains:
- the LOC118043396 gene encoding histidine biosynthesis bifunctional protein hisIE, chloroplastic isoform X2 yields the protein MQGFVNRDALATTISSQKATFYSRSRSALWTKGETSKNFINVHDIYLDCDRDSIIYLGKPDGPTCHTGSETCYYTSVPDLLENKQVDGNKLALTTLYSLETIISQRKAELALPQTGKPSWTKRLLLDHDLLCSKIREEADELCRTLEENENQARTASEMGDVLYHAMVLMAVKGVKIEEVLEVLRKRFFQSGIEEKRSRGQAS from the exons ATGCAAGGCTTTGTGAACAGGGATGCACTAGCTACAACAATTTCCTCTCAGAAGGCAACATTTTATAGCAGGTCACGCTCAGCTCTGTGGACAAAAGGAGAAACATCGAAGAATTTTATCAATGTTCATGACATCTATCTTGATTGTGACCGTGACTCT ATAATTTACCTTGGGAAGCCGGATGGACCTACCTGCCACACAGGGTCAGAAACTTGCTACTACACATCAGTCCCGGacttgttagaaaataaacag GTTGATGGAAATAAGTTGGCGTTGACAACTTTGTACTCTTTGGAAACCATAATTTCCCAGCGCAAAGCTGAATTAGCATTGCCACAAACTGGAAAACCCTCATGGACGAAACGATTACTACTTGATCATGACTTACTCTGCTCGAAAATCAG GGAAGAGGCAGATGAATTATGCAGAACGCTAGAGGAGAATGAAAACCAGGCGCGGACCGCCTCTGAAATGGGGGATGTTCTTTATCATGCCATGGTTCTAATGGCAGTTAAAGGTGTAAAAATAGAAGAGGTGCTAGAAGTTCTACGGAAGAGATTTTTTCAGTCAGGTATCGAGGAAAAGAGAAGTCGTGGGCAGGCAAGCTAG
- the LOC118043396 gene encoding histidine biosynthesis bifunctional protein hisIE, chloroplastic isoform X1: MAAFHCIQALRFPSRTHVFFPIGDQNRYNIINKKQRGFLVFASADKKSDKELYLKSKVETLLDSVKWDGKGFAVGIAQNIDTGAILMQGFVNRDALATTISSQKATFYSRSRSALWTKGETSKNFINVHDIYLDCDRDSIIYLGKPDGPTCHTGSETCYYTSVPDLLENKQVDGNKLALTTLYSLETIISQRKAELALPQTGKPSWTKRLLLDHDLLCSKIREEADELCRTLEENENQARTASEMGDVLYHAMVLMAVKGVKIEEVLEVLRKRFFQSGIEEKRSRGQAS, encoded by the exons atggctgcctTTCATTGTATTCAAGCTCTTAGATTCCCATCAAGAACCCATGTTTTCTTTCCTATTGGAGATCAGAACAGATATAATATTATCAACAAGAAGCAAAggggttttctagtttttgctTCTGCTGATAAAAAATCTGATAAAGAGCTCTATCTTAAATCAAAG GTCGAGACATTGTTAGACAGTGTAAAATGGGACGGCAAAGGTTTTGCAGTGGGCATAGCTCAAAATATTGACACCGGAGCAATATTAATGCAAGGCTTTGTGAACAGGGATGCACTAGCTACAACAATTTCCTCTCAGAAGGCAACATTTTATAGCAGGTCACGCTCAGCTCTGTGGACAAAAGGAGAAACATCGAAGAATTTTATCAATGTTCATGACATCTATCTTGATTGTGACCGTGACTCT ATAATTTACCTTGGGAAGCCGGATGGACCTACCTGCCACACAGGGTCAGAAACTTGCTACTACACATCAGTCCCGGacttgttagaaaataaacag GTTGATGGAAATAAGTTGGCGTTGACAACTTTGTACTCTTTGGAAACCATAATTTCCCAGCGCAAAGCTGAATTAGCATTGCCACAAACTGGAAAACCCTCATGGACGAAACGATTACTACTTGATCATGACTTACTCTGCTCGAAAATCAG GGAAGAGGCAGATGAATTATGCAGAACGCTAGAGGAGAATGAAAACCAGGCGCGGACCGCCTCTGAAATGGGGGATGTTCTTTATCATGCCATGGTTCTAATGGCAGTTAAAGGTGTAAAAATAGAAGAGGTGCTAGAAGTTCTACGGAAGAGATTTTTTCAGTCAGGTATCGAGGAAAAGAGAAGTCGTGGGCAGGCAAGCTAG
- the LOC118043397 gene encoding phosphoenolpyruvate carboxylase, housekeeping isozyme, whose amino-acid sequence MAHSHARNLEKMASIDAQLRLLAPGKVSEDDKLIEYDALLLDRFLDILQDLHGEDLKETVQECYELSAEYEGKHDPKKLEELGSVLTSLDPGDSIVIAKSFSHMLNLANLAEEVQIAHRRRNKLKKGDFADENNATTESDIEETLKRLVSEMKKSPEEVFDALKNQTVELVFTAHPTQSVRRSLLQKHARIRNCLAQLYAKDITPDDKQELDEALQREIQAAFRTDEIRRTPPTPQDEMRAGMSYFHETIWKGVPKFLRRVDTALKNIGINERVPYNAPLIQFSSWMGGDRDGNPRVTPEVTRDVCLLARMMAANLYYSQIEDLMFELSMWRCSDELRLRADELHRSSKRDAKHYIEFWKQIPPNEPYRVILGELRDKLYQTRERSRQLLSHGISEIPEEATFINVEQFLEPLELCYRSLCSCGDRTIADGSLLDFLRQVSTFGLSLVRLDIRQESDRHTDVLDAITKHLEIGSYREWSEERRQEWLLSELRGKRPLFGPDLPKTEEISDVLDTLHVIAELPADNFGAYIISMATAASDVLAVELLQRECHVKQPLRVVPLFEKLADLEAAPAALVRLFSIDWYRNRINGIQEVMIGYSDSGKDAGRFSAAWQLYKAQEELIKVAKQYGVKLTMFHGRGGTVGRGGGPTHLAILSQPPDTIHGSLRVTVQGEVIEKCFGEEHLCFRTLQRFTAATLEHGMHPPVSPKPEWRALMDEMAVVATEEYRSIVFKEPRFVEYFRLATPEMEYGRMNIGSRPSKRKPSGGIESLRAIPWIFAWTQTRFHLPVWLGFGAAFKHIIQKDIRNLHMLQEMYNAWPFFRVTIDLVEMVFAKGDPGIAALNDKLLVSEDLWPFGEKLRANYEETKGLLLQIAGHKDLLEGDPYLKQRLRLRDSYITTLNVCQAYTLKRIRDPNYNVTTRPHISKEIMESSNPADELVKLNPTSEYGPGLEDTLILTMKGIAAGMQNTG is encoded by the exons ATGGCTCATAGTCATGCTAGGAATCTAGAGAAGATGGCATCGATTGATGCACAGCTTAGGCTTTTGGCTCCTGGAAAAGTGAGTGAAGATGACAAACTGATTGAGTATGATGCTCTGCTTTTGGATCGGTTTCTTGACATTCTTCAAGATTTGCATGGAGAGGATCTCAAGGAAACG GTCCAAGAGTGCTATGAGCTTTCTGCTGAGTATGAAGGGAAGCATGATCCCAAGAAATTGGAGGAGCTTGGAAGTGTCCTGACTAGTTTGGATCCTGGGGACTCCATTGTTATTGCGAAGTCTTTCTCCCACATGCTTAACCTGGCCAACTTGGCCGAAGAAGTTCAAATTGCTCATCGTCGACGGAACAAGTTAAAGAAGGGAGACTTTGCTGATGAGAACAATGCTACTACAGAATCAGATATTGAAGAAACTCTCAAGAGACTTGTTAGTGAAATGAAGAAGTCTCCTGAAGAAGtttttgatgctttgaagaATCAGACTGTAGAGCTTGTCTTCACTGCTCATCCTACGCAATCAGTCCGAAGATCTTTGCTTCAAAAGCATGCAAG GATACGGAATTGCTTGGCTCAGTTGTATGCCAAAGACATCACTCCTGATGATAAGCAGGAGCTTGATGAGGCTTTGCAGCGAGAG ATTCAAGCTGCTTTCCGTACAGATGAGATTCGAAGAACCCCTCCGACTCCCCAAGATGAGATGAGGGCTGGAATGAGCTACTTCCATGAGACAATCTGGAAGGGTGTCCCAAAGTTCTTGCGCCGTGTTGATACCGCTTTGAAAAACATTGGTATTAATGAACGAGTTCCTTACAATGCCCCTCTTATTCAATTCTCGTCTTGGATGGGCGGCGATCGTGATG GTAATCCAAGGGTAACTCCTGAGGTCACGAGGGATGTTTGCTTGTTGGCAAGAATGATGGCTGCTAACTTGTATTATTCCCAAATAGAGGATCTGATGTTTGAG TTGTCCATGTGGCGCTGTAGTGATGAGCTTCGTCTTCGCGCAGATGAACTCCACAGATCCTCTAAGAGAGATGCAAAACACTACATAG AGTTTTGGAAACAAATTCCTCCAAATGAACCCTATCGTGTGATTCTTGGTGAGCTGAGGGATAAGCTGTATCAGACACGTGAACGCTCTCGTCAATTGCTATCCCATGGGATCTCTGAAATTCCAGAGGAAGCAACTTTCATAAATGTTGAGCAG TTCTTGGAACCTTTGGAACTCTGTTATAGATCACTGTGCTCTTGTGGTGACCGAACAATTGCTGATGGAAGCCTTCTTGATTTCTTGAGGCAAGTCTCCACCTTTGGACTTTCATTGGTGAGACTTGACATTAGACAAGAGTCTGATCGTCACACTGATGTCTTAGATGCCATTACCAAGCACTTGGAAATCGGTTCCTACCGAGAGTGGTCAGAAGAACGAAGGCAGGAATGGCTTTTATCAGAGCTCAGAGGCAAGCGCCCACTGTTTGGTCCTGATCTTCCAAAAACAGAAGAAATTTCTGATGTGTTGGACACGCTTCATGTCATAGCTGAGCTGCCAGCAGATAACTTTGGAGCATACATCATCTCTATGGCAACTGCCGCATCAGATGTGCTTGCAGTTGAGCTCCTTCAGCGTGAATGCCATGTAAAACAACCATTAAGAGTTGTTCCCCTATTTGAGAAGCTTGCAGATCTGGAGGCAGCTCCTGCTGCTTTGGTTCGGCTTTTCTCAATAGATTGGTACAGAAACCGTATCAATGGAATACAAGAAGTCATGATTGGATACTCTGATTCTGGCAAGGATGCTGGAAGATTTTCTGCAGCCTGGCAGTTATACAAGGCTCAAGAGGAACTTATAAAGGTAGCTAAGCAATATGGTGTGAAGCTAACAATGTTCCATGGCCGAGGTGGGACTGTTGGAAGAGGAGGTGGTCCCACTCATCTTGCTATATTGTCTCAGCCACCAGACACTATTCATGGTTCTCTTCGTGTCACTGTTCAAGGTGAAGTTATTGAGAAATGTTTCGGAGAGGAGCACTTGTGCTTTAGAACGCTTCAGCGTTTTACAGCTGCCACTCTTGAGCATGGTATGCATCCCCCAGTCTCACCAAAACCAGAATGGCGAGCACTGATGGACGAAATGGCAGTTGTTGCGACAGAGGAGTATCGTTCTATAGTTTTCAAAGAACCACGATTTGTGGAGTATTTCCGTCTT GCCACACCAGAGATGGAGTATGGTAGGATGAACATTGGAAGTCGTCCATCTAAGAGAAAGCCTAGTGGGGGAATTGAATCTCTACGTGCAATACCATGGATCTTTGCCTGGACACAAACAAGATTCCATCTTCCTGTATGGCTAGGCTTTGGAGCAGCATTCAAACATATCATTCAGAAGGACATTAGAAATCTCCATATGCTGCAAGAGATGTACAATGCATGGCCCTTCTTTAGGGTCACCATTGATTTGGTTGAAATGGTGTTCGCCAAGGGAGACCCTGGAATCGCTGCCTTGAATGACAAACTCCTTGTTTCTGAGGATCTATGGCCATTTGGCGAGAAGTTGAGGGCCAACTATGAGGAAACCAAGGGCCTCCTTCTCCAG ATTGCTGGACACAAGGATCTTCTTGAAGGAGACCCCTACTTGAAACAAAGACTGCGGCTGCGTGATTCATACATCACAACCCTCAACGTCTGCCAGGCCTACACACTGAAACGGATCCGTGATCCAAACTACAATGTAACAACACGACCACACATATCAAAGGAAATAATGGAATCAAGCAATCCAGCTGATGAACTGGTGAAACTGAACCCTACTAGTGAGTATGGACCTGGTTTGGAGGACACTCTTATCTTGACCATGAAGGGTATTGCTGCTGGCATGCAGAACACTGGTTAA
- the LOC118043420 gene encoding alpha-1,2-mannosyltransferase ALG9 has protein sequence MTFYSLGRRFKPNFSAGAVTFVVLLVSPLLAGVYVFATARRRKVPLSNICLFVCVAASAVIGSFPDLFRDKYNPQDNSWLVLVLLCVRSEWHRLLSSFFVPEYISAVRWIDDGFRGLLPLPFNSTPGGNAASPPYFNNKNRASDEQYLRDLEACSFLVELQLDRHYPTRGSDLSTWELIAALPYLDRELSPPMYRSFFIPHLWQEKNVFGMYMLLKRVSM, from the exons ATGACATTTTACTCTTTGGGTAGAAGattcaagccaaatttttcggCTGGCGCGGTCACCTTTGTTGTTCTTCTTGTAAGTCCATTGTTGGCTGGGGTTTATGTCTTTGCAACCGCacgaagaagaaag GTTCCTTTATCCAATATATGCCTTTTTGTCTGTGTTGCTGCTTCAGCTGTCATTGGGAGCTTTCCTGATCTTTTCCGAGACAAGTATAATCCCCAGGACAATTCTTGGCTGGTTTTG GTTCTACTCTGTGTAAGAAGTGAATGGCATCGGCTTCTGTCATCATTTTTTGTTCCTGAATACATCAGTGCAGTTCGGTGGATTGATGATGGATTCCGAGGTCTTCTTCCATTACCTTTCAATTCTACCCCGGGTGGGAATGCAGCATCACCTCCTTACTTTAACAACAAGAACAGGGCATCGGATGAGCAATAT CTCCGAGATCTTGAAGCTTGCTCTTTCCTTGTTGAGCTGCAGCTTGATCGACATTACCCTACTCGTGGAAGTGACTTGTCAACTTGGGAG CTGATTGCAGCATTGCCCTATCTAGACAGGGAGCTCTCACCTCCCATGTATCGGTCCTTTTTCATCCCACATCTGTGGCAAGAGAAGAATGTTTTTGGAATGTACATGTTGCTTAAAAGAGTATCAATGTAA